In Elgaria multicarinata webbii isolate HBS135686 ecotype San Diego chromosome 15, rElgMul1.1.pri, whole genome shotgun sequence, one genomic interval encodes:
- the LOC134409286 gene encoding tumor necrosis factor ligand superfamily member 10-like, with product MAPWLGAEMAQAAAAAAAPASQQYFRSDSSDSAARMLGTPDAEAPARAEKRRPKKRCSPVWLAVAAMAILALQIASTTGLFVYFTMSIAKLKAQAQGSSEELRCLLLLNRQQELSDLEELIGSRSCLKLAGSIKEYVTMVTENVIRKSAQSDPSKTHANSTGEQLVSNQLGGRPSAHLTLKRQSPSQTGSLGLFGELQQSCQHPVHHWVSRTMHAHLQNITYQDGMLQVSQPGTYYVYTQIYFRYPTEGVEPRASGHHLVQCVNLRSSYGQNLLLLKGVGTKCWAQDATYGLHALYQGGLFELKAGDKLFVSVSSLDINYDQAGSYFGAFRLV from the exons ATGGCTCCGTGGCTCGGCGCCGAGATGgctcaggcggcggcggcggccgcggcTCCTGCGAGCCAGCAGTACTTCCGATCGGACAGCAGCGACTCGGCCGCCCGCATGCTGGGCACCCCCGACGCCGAGGCGCCGGCCCGCGCCGAGAAGCGCCGTCCGAAGAAGCGCTGCAGCCCGGTCTGGCTGGCCGTGGCCGCCATGGCCATCCTGGCCTTGCAGATCGCCTCCACCACCGGCCTCTTCGTCTACTTCACCATGTCCATCGCCAAG CTCAAAGCTCAAGCCCAGGGGAGCTCGGAGGAGCTGAGGTGCCTCCTGCTCCTCAACAGACAGCAGGAACTCTCCGACTTGGAGGAGCTGATTGGCAGCCGCTCGTGCCTCAAGCTGGCCGGCAGCATCAAGGAATATGTCACCATG GTGACTGAGAATGTGATCCGCAAGAGCGCTCAGAGTG ACCCCTCAAAGACGCACGCCAACTCCACAGGTGAGCAACTGGTGAGCAACCAGCTGGGCGGCAGACCCTCAGCACACCTGACGCTCAAGAGGCAGAGTCCGTCTCAGACAG ggAGCCTGGGACTCTTTGGGGAGCTGCAGCAGTCCTGCCAGCATCCCGTCCACCACTGGGTCAGCAGGACCATGCATGCGCACCTCCAGAACATCACCTACCAAGACGGCATGCTGCAAGTCAGCCAGCCGGGCACGTACTACGTCTACACGCAGATCTACTTCCGCTACCCCACCGAGGGCGTGGAGCCCCGTGCCTCGGGCCACCACCTTGTGCAGTGCGTCAACCTCCGGAGCTCTTACGGCCAGaacctgctgctgctgaaggGAGTGGGCACCAAATGCTGGGCCCAGGATGCCACCTACGGGCTCCACGCCCTTTACCAAGGTGGCCTCTTCGAACTCAAAGCCGGGGACAAGCTCTTTGTCTCCGTCTCCTCGCTGGACATCAACTACGACCAGGCGGGCAGCTACTTCGGAGCCTTCCGCCTCGTGTGA